Proteins from a single region of Ziziphus jujuba cultivar Dongzao chromosome 1, ASM3175591v1:
- the LOC125422389 gene encoding calcium-transporting ATPase 12, plasma membrane-type, which translates to MSDTSSAEQHVDLESKQEKVLFKGRLRRFLLIIKVHRVFMSIPAEKLNKFAPRVSVSPPSSSSAAAANALSTPSYTAISSTAAINGDAPKKVFDILKDELSVQVSIEVHSDLSVKEEDCSRARDQANLLQCASIMKIVKDKDMESLRSFGGVRGTAEALCTHLELGISGDQESLDQFRYGGSELLSTTTQPTNAPRRGLFGYLRQYCNNCNILLLSLCALLSIGFGIEEEGWKTGWYEGAIIAVAIFILILSPFIRDFMSNRSQKILEMQKPIDETTVVIRDGCQKELLISNVVVGDVVCLTSGSPIPGDGLFIVNPGDDQVLLVVDHDGLESTVDEKTPFLFYGAKVINGNGRMLITSVGMDTVSGELMSKVSNTHNKTPLLAQLEKVGTITQIAGISISILILVVLFLRCMLEGKHTTNKNSAGLPELKNTAATKNIIDIIKKIAIEPCGKISPLTTSLAILLVGIQEPIPFGIILVMTYRRKKTFSCKVQAQELLACVTIGSTKIICTEKLYQPEVFICYVGEENIQKGCLVDYGVGTCVCEALCRCISTPILMPSILGRSIEDPLLPWAASELGMDMEILRQNSTIQEMKALSSD; encoded by the exons ATGTCGGATACGAGCTCGGCCGAGCAGCATGTAGATCTTGAGTCTAAGCAGGAAAAAGTGTTGTTTAAGGGCCGACTGCGCAGGTTTCTATTGATCATTAAAGTGCATAGGGTCTTCATGTCAATCCCAGCTGAGAAACTCAACAAGTTTGCTCCGCGAGTGTCAGTCTCACCCCCATCCTCATCATCAGCAGCAGCAGCGAATGCTCTGTCTACGCCTTCTTACACGGCAATCTCCTCTACTGCTGCCATCAATGGTGATGCA CCTAAGAAAGTATTTGATATCTTGAAGGATGAATTATCTGTTCAAGTGTCAATAGAGGTCCATTCAGATTTGTCAGTGAAAGAGGAGGACTGCAGTAGAGCGAGGGATCAAGCAAACCTGCTGCAATGCGCAAGTATTATGAAGATAGTAAAAGACAAGGACATGGAGTCTTTAAGGAGTTTCGGAGGTGTTCGAGGAACTGCAGAAGCTCTTTGTACTCACCTAGAGCTTGGGATTAGTGGCGACCAAGAAAGTCTTGATCAATTTCGATATGGAGGAAGTGAATTACTTTCAACAACAACACAGCCAACCAATGCTCCTAGACGGGGCTTGTTTGGATACCTTAGACAATATTGCAACAACTGTAACATCCTACTTCTCTCTCTGTGTGCGTTGTTGTCCATCGGATTCGGGATCGAGGAGGAGGGCTGGAAGACCGGTTGGTATGAAGGTGCAATTATAGCAGTTGCGATTTTCATACTGATACTCTCTCCTTTCATCCGTGATTTCATGAGCAACCGATCACAGAAGATTTTGGAGATGCAGAAACCAATTGATGAAACAACAGTTGTGATCAGAGATGGATGCCAAAAGGAATTATTGATCTCCAATGTTGTGGTAGGCGATGTGGTATGCCTCACCAGCGGCTCTCCAATCCCTGGTGATGGATTATTCATTGTTAATCCTGGTGATGATCAAGTCCTCCTTGTTGTTGATCATGATGGTTTGGAGTCAACAGTTGATGAGAAAACTCCATTTTTGTTCTATGGGGCAAAGGTGATTAACGGCAACGGACGAATGCTGATAACTTCTGTGGGAATGGATACTGTATCGGGGGAGCTGATGAGCAAAGTTTCCAATACTCATAACAAAACCCCATTACTAGCTCAACTTGAAAAGGTTGGCACAATAACGCAGATAGCTGGGATCTCAATCTCGATTCTAATCCTGGTAGTGCTGTTCCTCCGCTGTATGCTTGAAGGCAAACATACTACTAATAAAAACTCAGCTGGTCTCCCAGAACTAAAGAATACAGCAGcaactaaaaatattattgacatCATCAAGAAAATTGCCATAGAACCATGTGGAAAAATCAGTCCCTTGACAACTTCGCTCGCCATTTTGCTGGTCGGAATCCAAGAGCCAATTCCTTTTGGCATCATATTAGTCATGACTTATAGGAGAAAGAAGACGTTTTCTTGCAAGGTTCAAGCTCAGGAACTATTGGCCTGTGTCACAATAGGCTCTACCAAAATCATTTGCACCGAAAAATTATACCAGCCGGAGGTTTTCATATGCTATGTCGGTGAGGAAAACATTCAGAAAGGCTGCTTGGTCGACTATGGAGTAGGTACTTGTGTTTGTGAAGCTCTATGCCGATGTATCAGCACCCCAATTCTGATGCCATCAATTCTTGGTAGATCAATAGAAGACCCGCTGCTTCCATGGGCTGCCTCAGAATTGGGGATGGATATGGAGATTTTGAGGCAAAATTCCACCATTCAAGAGATGAAAGCATTGAGCTCAGATTAG
- the LOC125423605 gene encoding zinc finger BED domain-containing protein DAYSLEEPER-like isoform X1, translating to MANQMLKKFEKYWSEFSLILAIAVVVDPRYKLQLVDWCYRKIYGASGSSEFIRVKSKLFSIFKEYVQKRSLTSSTHSLEKEKSNTSCGVGEDVISFRKTASSILKEFNICEIEELGANTQKSQLELYLEEPRMATEIELNVLDYWKANQFRYPEVASMARDLLSIPISTVASESAFSIGGRVLDQFRSSLKPSTVEAIVCIRDWLFGQREKFEAQLEDLTEDVLSCDINKEESSSQCSNYANTQA from the exons ATGGCTaatcaaatgcttaaaaaatttgagaagtatTGGTCAGAATTTAGTTTGATATTAGCCATTGCAGTGGTTGTGGATCCTCGATATAAGCTTCAATTGGTAGATTGGTgttatagaaaaatttatggagcAAGTGGTTCTAGTGAGTTTATACGTGTGAAgagcaaattattttcaatatttaaggaGTATGTTCAAAAAAGATCTTTGACATCTTCTACACATTCtttggagaaagaaaagagtaacACATCTTGTGGTGTTGGAGAAGATGTCATTTCTTTTAGAAAGACAGCTAGTTCCATTTTGAAA gaatttaatatttgtgaaattgaagagTTAGGTGCCAATACACAAAAATCACAATTGGAGCTTTATTTAGAGGAGCCAAGGATGGCTactgaaattgaattgaatgtgCTTGATTATTGGAAAGCAAATCAGTTTCGTTATCCTGAAGTTGCTTCAATGGCTCGTGATCTATTGAGTATCCCTATATCCACCGTTGCTTCTGAATCTGCTTTTAGCATTGGTGGACGAGTATTAGATCAATTTCGTAGTTCATTAAAGCCTAGCACTGTTGAAGCGATAGTTTGTATAAGAGATTGGTTATTTGGGCAAAgag AAAAATTTGAAGCACAACTTGAGGATCTTACTGAAGATGTTTTGAGCTGTGATATCAATAAAGAAGAATCTTCAAGTCAATGCTCTAATTATGCTAATACTCAAGCATAA
- the LOC125423605 gene encoding zinc finger BED domain-containing protein DAYSLEEPER-like isoform X2 — protein MDGLQINLESSSFEMPINLEDVASPMEGVTSGHKVKRKRKLTSKEFNICEIEELGANTQKSQLELYLEEPRMATEIELNVLDYWKANQFRYPEVASMARDLLSIPISTVASESAFSIGGRVLDQFRSSLKPSTVEAIVCIRDWLFGQREKFEAQLEDLTEDVLSCDINKEESSSQCSNYANTQA, from the exons ATGGATGGACTTCAAATAAATCTTGAATCAAGTAGCTTTGAAATGCCTATTAATTTAGAAGATGTTGCAAGTCCTATGGAGGGAGTCACAAGTGGGCATAAAGTGAAACGCAAGAGAAAACTCACTTCAAAG gaatttaatatttgtgaaattgaagagTTAGGTGCCAATACACAAAAATCACAATTGGAGCTTTATTTAGAGGAGCCAAGGATGGCTactgaaattgaattgaatgtgCTTGATTATTGGAAAGCAAATCAGTTTCGTTATCCTGAAGTTGCTTCAATGGCTCGTGATCTATTGAGTATCCCTATATCCACCGTTGCTTCTGAATCTGCTTTTAGCATTGGTGGACGAGTATTAGATCAATTTCGTAGTTCATTAAAGCCTAGCACTGTTGAAGCGATAGTTTGTATAAGAGATTGGTTATTTGGGCAAAgag AAAAATTTGAAGCACAACTTGAGGATCTTACTGAAGATGTTTTGAGCTGTGATATCAATAAAGAAGAATCTTCAAGTCAATGCTCTAATTATGCTAATACTCAAGCATAA
- the LOC132804283 gene encoding calcium-transporting ATPase 12, plasma membrane-type-like: MRKVDREHGRYYQQLHWKGLATTILAMCSHYYDRNGEIKDMDENKRGAFKHIVEGMQSDHLRTVSFAYKAIGVSILQDNDLILVGILGLKSTCCTERTDAISACQNAGVKIILASEDDISVLENVAHKCGLMLPNSDRLQGECLKKKGNVVAVVGTRTTSSAALQEADVGVAMGFGAVKCNILKYIQLELTMIISGTLITFITTVSLVDVPITAIQLILANFIVNLVGGFALLSEPPTDELMNNPPISPTETFIPKSM, from the exons ATGAGGAAGGTCGACCGGGAACATGGAAGATATTATCAGCAATTACATTGGAAAGGCCTTGCAACCACAATATTAGCCATGTGTTCCCATTACTATGATAGAAATGGCGAAATAAAGGACATGGACGAAAACAAGAGAGGGGCTTTTAAACATATTGTTGAAGGAATGCAGTCTGACCATCTCAGAACTGTTTCCTTTGCTTACAAGGCAATTGGTGTTTCAATTCTACAAGATAATGACTTGATCTTAGTAGGAATATTAGGCTTGAAAAGCACATGCTGCACAGAGAGAACAGATGCAATTAGTGCTTGTCAAAATGCTGGAGTGAAAATCATACTTGCTTCTGAAGATGATATATCAGTTTTGGAAAACGTAGCTCACAAGTGTGGATTAATGCTTCCCAACTCAGACAGGCTTCAGGGTGAA TGTTTGAAAAAGAAAGGCAATGTTGTGGCAGTGGTTGGAACCAGGACAACTTCGAGTGCTGCACTACAAGAGGCTGATGTTGGGGTGGCAATGGGATTTGGAGCAGTGAAATG CAACATTCTGAAATACATCCAACTTGAGCTCACAATGATCATATCAGGGACATTGATTACCTTCATCACCACTGTGTCTTTGGTAGATGTTCCAATTACGGCGATTCAATTGATCTTGGCAAACTTCATTGTGAACCTTGTAGGTGGATTTGCTCTACTGTCAGAACCACCCACAGATGAACTGATGAACAATCCTCCAATAAGCCCAACAGAAACTTTCATCCCAAAATCCATGTAG